Proteins encoded by one window of Selenihalanaerobacter shriftii:
- a CDS encoding sirohydrochlorin chelatase, with the protein MKTGVIILGHGSKAEESNQAFHEFCQMTEESLNYDLVTGCALQFAEPRLNDAVADAVEVGMERLIVVPLFLFPGNHVQKDVPKALDKLKEEYTDVEFIYADHIGSDDRLTEIVADRIKEVV; encoded by the coding sequence ATGAAAACAGGAGTAATTATTTTAGGACACGGAAGTAAGGCAGAGGAGTCAAATCAAGCATTTCACGAGTTTTGTCAAATGACTGAAGAAAGTTTGAATTATGATCTTGTAACTGGATGTGCTTTGCAGTTTGCTGAACCACGTTTAAATGATGCTGTAGCAGATGCAGTAGAAGTAGGGATGGAGCGATTAATAGTAGTTCCACTATTTCTTTTTCCAGGTAATCATGTTCAAAAAGATGTACCAAAAGCATTAGATAAATTAAAAGAAGAGTATACAGATGTTGAATTTATTTATGCAGATCATATAGGAAGTGATGATAGGTTAACGGAGATAGTTGCTGATAGAATTAAGGAGGTAGTTTAA
- a CDS encoding precorrin-8X methylmutase, whose protein sequence is MKIIEDPKAIEAKSMQIIEEVANLDYAEREKKVVKRVIHATADFDFKDLIIIADEAIESGLKALKSGSNIVTDVNMLRAGINKRKLGALGGELECFISNEDVAKEAKELGITRSMMSMRKASKNPKNKIFSIGNAPTALFELMKLIEAGKVEPELIIGTPVGFVGAKESKAELEKLDIPFITVKGRKGGSSVAASITNALLYMT, encoded by the coding sequence TTGAAAATTATTGAAGATCCAAAAGCAATAGAAGCAAAAAGTATGCAGATTATAGAAGAAGTGGCTAATTTAGATTATGCTGAACGAGAAAAAAAAGTAGTTAAAAGGGTTATTCATGCTACAGCTGACTTTGATTTTAAAGATTTAATTATTATTGCTGATGAGGCAATTGAATCAGGTTTAAAAGCTTTAAAATCAGGATCTAATATTGTAACTGATGTTAATATGTTACGAGCCGGTATTAATAAGCGAAAATTAGGTGCTTTAGGTGGAGAATTAGAATGTTTTATTAGTAATGAAGATGTAGCTAAGGAAGCAAAAGAGTTAGGAATTACTCGGTCAATGATGTCTATGCGTAAAGCTAGTAAAAACCCTAAAAATAAGATTTTTTCTATAGGTAATGCGCCTACTGCTCTTTTTGAATTAATGAAGTTAATAGAAGCTGGGAAAGTAGAACCTGAATTAATTATTGGTACTCCAGTTGGATTTGTAGGAGCTAAGGAATCTAAGGCGGAATTAGAAAAGTTAGATATTCCATTTATTACTGTAAAAGGAAGAAAAGGAGGAAGTAGTGTAGCAGCATCGATTACAAATGCTTTGTTGTATATGACTTAA